A portion of the Candidatus Methylomirabilota bacterium genome contains these proteins:
- the sucC gene encoding succinate--CoA ligase subunit beta (catalyzes the interconversion of succinyl-CoA and succinate): RFGLNYIKLDGTVGCMVNGAGLAMATMDLVKLVGGEPANFLDVGGGASAEQIEQAFRILISDRSVSVVLINIFGGILRCERLAEGVIQAVRSLQVTLPIVVRMEGTNVDQGKRMLAESGLNFITADGMQEAAEKAVRAAKNRADSWSRER, encoded by the coding sequence AGATTCGGATTGAACTACATCAAGCTGGACGGCACCGTGGGATGCATGGTCAACGGGGCCGGCTTGGCCATGGCGACCATGGATCTTGTGAAGCTTGTCGGCGGCGAGCCGGCCAACTTTCTGGACGTCGGTGGGGGCGCCAGCGCCGAACAGATCGAACAGGCGTTTCGCATCCTGATCTCGGATCGGTCCGTAAGCGTGGTGCTTATCAATATCTTCGGGGGGATTCTCAGGTGCGAACGGTTGGCGGAGGGGGTGATTCAGGCGGTTCGTTCCCTCCAGGTGACATTGCCGATCGTGGTCCGAATGGAGGGGACCAATGTAGACCAAGGCAAGCGTATGCTGGCTGAGTCCGGCCTGAATTTTATCACTGCGGACGGGATGCAGGAAGCCGCCGAAAAGGCAGTGCGCGCCGCAAAAAACAGAGCCGATAGCTGGTCACGTGAACGATGA
- the sucD gene encoding succinate--CoA ligase subunit alpha translates to MSILVDQQTRVVVQGVTGKEGTFHALACREYGTRVVAGVTPGKGGICHEGIPIFDTVREAVDKEGANTALIFVPAAFAAEAILEAIDAAIPLVVCITEGIPILDMVWVTRILRGSATRLVGPNCPGIISPGKAKLGIMPGHIHKPGKVGVISRSGTLTYEAVDQLTRLGLGQSTCIGIGGDPIIGTSFVDCLALFENDGATEAILMIGEIGGSAEEEAAAFIERQVSKPVIAYIAGLAAPPERRMGHAGAIISGGRGTATEKISALRRAGIAVVHNPAEIGAAVKEAISSQLIADS, encoded by the coding sequence ATGAGTATTCTCGTAGATCAGCAGACGCGCGTGGTGGTGCAGGGGGTCACCGGTAAGGAAGGGACGTTTCACGCCCTGGCGTGTCGTGAGTACGGGACCCGCGTGGTCGCAGGTGTGACCCCAGGCAAAGGGGGCATATGCCACGAGGGGATTCCTATCTTTGATACCGTGCGCGAGGCTGTGGACAAAGAGGGCGCTAATACCGCCCTGATTTTTGTCCCCGCCGCCTTCGCCGCTGAGGCCATTCTGGAGGCGATCGATGCGGCGATCCCGCTGGTGGTGTGTATTACGGAGGGGATTCCGATCCTCGATATGGTGTGGGTAACCCGCATCCTCCGCGGGTCAGCCACCCGCCTGGTTGGCCCGAACTGTCCAGGGATCATCTCTCCGGGCAAGGCCAAGCTGGGGATTATGCCAGGGCACATCCACAAGCCCGGGAAGGTCGGTGTGATTTCACGGAGCGGGACGCTGACCTATGAGGCGGTGGATCAGCTTACCCGTCTGGGCCTTGGTCAGTCCACCTGTATCGGGATCGGTGGAGATCCAATTATCGGCACCAGCTTCGTCGATTGTCTGGCGCTTTTTGAAAACGACGGAGCAACTGAGGCCATTCTGATGATCGGTGAGATCGGCGGGAGTGCGGAAGAAGAGGCGGCAGCCTTCATTGAGCGTCAGGTATCCAAACCGGTCATCGCCTACATCGCCGGGCTTGCAGCCCCTCCCGAGCGACGGATGGGCCATGCAGGGGCGATCATTTCCGGTGGACGAGGAACGGCAACAGAGAAGATCTCAGCCCTTCGGCGCGCCGGTATCGCTGTGGTGCACAACCCGGCAGAGATCGGAGCTGCTGTCAAAGAAGCCATCAGTTCCCAACTGATAGCTGATAGCTAA
- the ndk gene encoding nucleoside-diphosphate kinase, with amino-acid sequence MEQTLVIVKPDAVAKSLIGEVIRRLEAEGLVVCGLKMVWLAQKEAEGFYQVHRRQPFFESLTRFMASGPCVAMVLEGEGAIGRVRTLMGATDPLKAAEGTLRRSFAASIERNVVHGSDSAASAASEIPYFFNRLEILPSMERGEISAG; translated from the coding sequence ATGGAGCAAACCCTAGTCATTGTGAAACCGGATGCGGTAGCCAAGAGCCTTATCGGTGAGGTCATTCGGCGGCTTGAGGCGGAAGGACTGGTAGTGTGCGGGTTGAAGATGGTCTGGTTGGCGCAGAAAGAGGCAGAGGGGTTCTATCAGGTGCACCGGCGCCAACCGTTCTTTGAGAGCCTCACACGTTTTATGGCTTCTGGACCCTGTGTAGCGATGGTTCTCGAGGGGGAAGGGGCGATAGGGCGTGTTCGGACGCTTATGGGCGCCACCGACCCGCTCAAGGCCGCAGAGGGGACGTTGCGACGGAGCTTTGCCGCCAGCATTGAGAGGAACGTTGTGCATGGCTCCGACTCGGCCGCATCAGCGGCCTCTGAAATCCCGTACTTTTTCAATCGATTGGAGATCCTTCCTTCGATGGAGAGGGGGGAAATATCTGCGGGGTGA
- a CDS encoding DUF177 domain-containing protein, giving the protein MIVERSQIPPEGLDLELCEEPCWEGVEGLWLSLAPVEASFHLEREATGILVSGTFSTTAGVLCSRCSEPVSVPISDSFAMLYTEASEVFRAEEIELSAAEMDVDVMQEDRLDLTKLLRENVLLNLPLQPLCRAECRGLCPHCGVNLNENSCRCDVQEGDPRLAPLQHLR; this is encoded by the coding sequence ATGATCGTGGAGCGGTCACAGATTCCTCCGGAAGGGTTAGATCTTGAACTGTGCGAAGAGCCCTGCTGGGAGGGAGTCGAAGGGTTATGGCTGTCACTTGCTCCGGTTGAAGCCTCATTTCATCTGGAGCGGGAGGCCACCGGTATTCTTGTGAGCGGAACATTCTCAACAACGGCAGGCGTACTGTGCAGCCGATGCTCCGAGCCCGTGTCTGTTCCCATCTCCGATTCGTTCGCGATGCTGTATACGGAAGCCAGTGAAGTGTTCCGCGCCGAGGAGATCGAACTCAGCGCTGCCGAGATGGATGTCGATGTCATGCAAGAAGATCGCCTTGACCTGACGAAGCTGTTGCGGGAGAATGTCCTGCTGAACTTGCCGCTTCAGCCCCTTTGTCGGGCCGAATGCCGCGGCCTTTGTCCCCATTGTGGGGTCAACCTGAACGAGAACTCGTGTCGGTGCGACGTTCAGGAAGGCGATCCAAGGCTTGCTCCCCTTCAACATTTACGCTAG
- the rpmF gene encoding 50S ribosomal protein L32, with protein sequence MPLPKRRHSNTRTRTRRSHHALTPPALSECPNCHERKLPHRACPACGYYRGREVVKREEV encoded by the coding sequence ATGCCCCTTCCAAAACGTCGTCACAGTAATACGCGGACGCGAACACGACGCTCCCATCACGCCCTCACTCCACCTGCTCTCTCTGAGTGTCCCAACTGTCATGAGCGGAAACTGCCTCATCGTGCGTGCCCCGCCTGTGGCTATTATCGTGGCCGGGAGGTTGTGAAGCGAGAGGAGGTCTAA
- the plsX gene encoding phosphate acyltransferase PlsX gives MGTRVALDAMGGDRGPMVTVEGAVAAARELNLSVLLVGNEEELSRTLDQHATNGLGITIRHAPEAVGMQESPSAALRKKKQSSIRVGLELVKNGEADAFISAGNTGAVMATALVTLGPLPGVERPAIALIVPTLKGRSLLLDVGANADCKARHLLQFAIMGDVYARQIMGKLSPTVGLLSIGEEESKGNELTREAFRGLEEEQSLNFIGNVEGREVLMGTADIIVCDGFTGNIALKIIEGAAEFFTLLLKEELAKGLAGMAGALLARGAFKRFKKLVDYTEYGGAPLLGVRGVCIICHGRSTAKAIKNAIRAAAECVENRVIEHITEGIAIS, from the coding sequence ATGGGAACCCGTGTAGCCCTTGACGCGATGGGCGGCGACCGTGGCCCTATGGTCACTGTTGAGGGCGCAGTGGCTGCCGCTCGTGAGCTCAATCTGTCCGTCTTGCTGGTCGGGAACGAAGAGGAACTCAGCCGGACGCTCGATCAGCATGCTACCAACGGCCTTGGTATTACGATCCGACACGCCCCTGAGGCGGTCGGGATGCAAGAATCCCCTTCTGCCGCCTTACGAAAAAAGAAGCAGTCCTCCATCCGAGTGGGCTTGGAACTCGTCAAGAATGGGGAGGCCGATGCCTTTATCAGCGCCGGGAATACGGGTGCAGTGATGGCCACCGCGCTGGTCACCCTGGGTCCGCTTCCTGGCGTTGAGCGTCCCGCCATCGCCCTCATCGTTCCAACGTTGAAAGGTCGGTCGCTCCTATTGGATGTCGGCGCCAATGCGGATTGTAAAGCGCGGCATCTCCTGCAGTTTGCTATTATGGGGGATGTCTATGCGCGTCAAATCATGGGGAAGCTATCGCCTACCGTCGGCCTCCTGAGCATCGGGGAGGAGGAGAGCAAGGGGAACGAGCTGACTCGAGAGGCCTTCAGGGGGCTCGAAGAGGAGCAGTCCCTTAACTTCATCGGAAACGTCGAGGGCCGTGAGGTTCTCATGGGGACAGCCGATATCATCGTCTGTGATGGCTTCACCGGCAACATTGCCTTGAAGATCATTGAGGGCGCCGCGGAGTTTTTTACGCTCTTACTCAAGGAAGAGTTGGCGAAGGGGTTGGCGGGGATGGCCGGTGCCTTATTGGCGCGAGGCGCATTTAAGCGCTTCAAGAAGCTGGTTGACTACACAGAGTACGGCGGCGCGCCGTTGCTGGGGGTTCGAGGGGTCTGTATCATCTGCCACGGCCGATCGACCGCCAAGGCGATCAAGAATGCGATCCGGGCGGCCGCAGAATGCGTAGAGAACAGGGTGATCGAGCATATCACAGAAGGGATTGCGATCAGTTAA